A genomic window from Lotus japonicus ecotype B-129 chromosome 1, LjGifu_v1.2 includes:
- the LOC130727387 gene encoding probable LRR receptor-like serine/threonine-protein kinase At3g47570, translating into MKLLPLMFPALQFWLLHLLLIFNPVSNAVASTLGNKSDHLALLKFKESISNDPFGVLVSWNGSTHFCKWHGISCMSQRVTELNLEGYQLHGTISPHVGNLSSLKILNLESNSFFGKIPHELGHLFQLQQLLLTNNSLVGEIPANLTSCSDLRELYLYGNNLIGNIPIGIGSLWKLQVLEIGKNNLTGGITPFIGNLSSLIAISVAYNNLEGHVPHEICYLKSLRVIVLEVNNFSGTFPSCLYNMSSLTTIAAAKNHFDGSLPPSMFHTLPNLQFFGIGGNQISGFIPTSIANASTLTVLDITRNNFTGQVPSLGKLQDVWLLQLTYNKLGDNSSNDLEFLNSLTNCSKLQKLSLAGNNFGGSLPNSLGNMSSQLENMRLGGNHISGKIPAGLGNLIGLTLLAMENNHFEGMIPATFLKFHKIQVLDLSGNQLSGNIPVFIGNLSQLYHLGLEQNNLEGNIPLSIGNCQKLQSLNLSHNNLSGTIPSEVFSLFSLTNYLDLSQNSLTGNLPIEVGRLTNINWLDISENHLSSAIPVTFGECLSLEYLYLQGNSFHGIIPPSLASLKVLQCLDLSRNRLSGSIPKALQNLLFMEYFNVSFNMLDGEVPTKGVFQNGSALAVTGNKNLCGGILELHLPPCLKEGKKPTKHHNFKLIAVAVSVVAFLLILSFLLTIYWMTKRRKKPSSDSPVIDQLARVSYQDLHQATDGFSAGNLIGSGSFGSVYKGNLVSEDKDVAVKVLNLKKKGVHKSFVAECNALKNIRHRNLVKILTCCSSANFNGEEFKALVFEYMENGSLEQWLHPRIEHPRALDLNQRLNIIIDVASVLHYLHHGCEQVVVHCDLKPSNVLLDNDMVAHVSDFGIARILSTIDGTSDKQTSTIGIKGTIGYAPPEYGAGSEVSIYGDIYSFGILMLEILTGRKPTDEMFQDGLNLQKFVEISFHGNLLQILDPSLVPGEEEAEEGNGRTVDKCLASLFRIGLACLAESPKERMNMMDVKRELNIIREAFQAGKINRN; encoded by the exons ATGAAACTTTTACCTCTCATGTTTCCTGCACTTCAATTTTGGTTACTGCACcttcttttaattttcaaccCTGTCTCAAATGCAGTTGCCTCTACATTAGGAAACAAGTCTGATCATTTAGCATTGCTCAAATTCAAGGAATCAATATCCAATGACCCATTTGGGGTCTTGGTCTCTTGGAATGGTTCCACCCACTTTTGTAAGTGGCATGGAATCTCATGCATGAGTCAAAGAGTTACAGAGTTGAACCTAGAAGGATACCAATTGCATGGAACTATATCTCCCCATGTTGGCAATCTCTCTTCCTTGAAAATCCTAAACCTAGAAAGCAATAGTTTCTTTGGAAAAATCCCACATGAATTGGGTCACttgtttcaattgcaacaactGCTTCTCACCAACAACTCCTTGGTAGGAGAGATCCCTGCAAATTTGACAAGTTGCTCTGATCTCAGAGAATTGTACTTATATGGCAATAATCTAATTGGAAATATACCAATTGGAATTGGCTCTCTTTGGAAGCTTCaagtattagaaattgggaaaAACAATTTAACTGGAGGGATCACTCCATTCATAGGGAATCTTTCATCCCTAATTGCTATCTCTGTGGCTTATAATAACTTAGAGGGACATGTTCCACATGAAATATGTTACCTTAAAAGCTTGAGAGTAATAGTATTAGAGGTCAACAATTTCTCTGGTACATTTCCTTCTTGTCTTTACAATATGTCATCCCTTACTACAATTGCAGCTGCAAAAAATCACTTTGATGGCTCTCTTCCACCTAGCATGTTCCACACCCTTCCTAATCTTCAATTTTTTGGAATTGGTGGGAATCAAATCTCAGGTTTTATCCCCACTTCCATTGCAAATGCTTCTACCCTGACAGTACTTGATATCACAAGAAACAATTTTACGGGACAAGTTCCAAGCCTAGGAAAGCTGCAAGATGTTTGGCTTCTACAGCTAACTTACAACAAACTAGGTGACAATTCATCTAATGATTTGGAATTTTTAAATTCACTGACAAATTGTAGCAAGTTGCAGAAGTTATCTTTAGCTGGGAATAACTTTGGAGGTAGTTTGCCTAATTCCTTAGGTAACATGTCCTCCCAACTTGAAAATATGCGTCTTGGGGGTAATCATATATCAGGGAAGATTCCTGCTGGGTTAGGAAATCTAATTGGCTTAACCCTTTTGGCCATGGAAAATAACCATTTTGAAGGGATGATTCCAGCCACCTTTTTGAAGTTTCACAAGATACAAGTGTTAGACTTGAGTGGAAACCAACTTTCAGGAAATATTCCAGTGTTCATAGGCAACCTCAGTCAGTTGTACCATTTGGGCTTAGAACAAAATAACTTAGAAGGAAACATTCCTCTAAGCATAGGAAATTGCCAAAAGTTACAATCTCTAAACCTTTCACATAACAACCTTAGTGGAACCATCCCCTCTGAGGTTTTTAGCCTTTTCTCATTAACAAACTACTTAGACTTGTCACAAAACTCATTGACTGGGAACCTACCTATTGAAGTGGGTAGACTCACAAATATCAATTGGTTGGATATCTCTGAGAATCATTTGTCAAGTGCCATTCCTGTAACCTTTGGAGAATGCCTAAGCTTGGAGTATCTTTATTTGCAAGGGAATTCCTTCCATGGAATCATTCCACCCTCTTTGGCTTCACTTAAAGTTCTTCAATGTTTAGACCTGTCAAGAAACCGGTTGTCGGGATCAATTCCTAAAGCCCTACAAAATCTTTTGTTTATGGAGTACttcaatgtttctttcaacATGTTGGATGGTGAAGTGCCAACAAAAGGTGTCTTTCAAAATGGAAGCGCGTTAGCAGTGACCGGAAACAAAAATCTTTGTGGTGGTATTTTAGAATTGCATCTACCACCATGCCTTAAGGAAGGTAAGAAACCTACAAAGCACCATAATTTCAAGTTGATAGCAGTGGCAGTTAGTGTGGTTGCTTTTCTTCTGATTTTGTCATTTCTTCTAACAATCTACTGGATGacgaaaagaagaaagaagccatCTTCTGATTCACCAGTAATTGATCAACTGGCTAGGGTTTCATACCAAGACCTACATCAGGCAACCGATGGATTCTCAGCCGGAAACTTGATTGGATCAGGAAGTTTTGGTTCTGTATACAAAGGGAATCTTGTGTCAGAAGATAAAGATGTTGCTGTAAAGGTCTTGAACCTTAAAAAGAAGGGAGTTCACAAGAGTTTCGTTGCTGAATGTAATGCTCTTAAAAACATTAGGCATCGAAATCTGGTTAAAATTTTAACATGTTGTTCTAGTGCAAACTTCAATGGTGAAGAATTCAAAGCTCTAGTTTTTGAGTAcatggaaaatggaagcttAGAACAATGGCTGCATCCAAGGATAGAGCATCCAAGAGCACTAGACCTTAATCAAAGATTAAATATCATCATCGATGTTGCCTCCGTATTACATTATCTTCATCATGGATGCGAGCAAGTAGTCGTTCATTGTGATCTAAAGCCAAGCAATGTCCTTCTTGATAATGACATGGTTGCTCATGTAAGTGATTTTGGCATAGCAAGGATTCTCTCAACCATTGATGGTACATCTGATAAGCAAACTAGTACAATTGGAATTAAAGGGACTATTGGATATGCTCCTCCAG AGTATGGAGCAGGATCTGAAGTGTCCATATATGGAGATATTTATAGCTTTGGGATTCTTATGTTGGAAATACTTACTGGAAGAAAACCAACTGATGAAATGTTTCAAGATGGTCTAAATTTGCAAAAATTTGTTGAAATTTCATTTCATGGTAATCTCTTACAAATTTTGGATCCATCACTTGTACCAGGAGAGGAGGAAGCAGAAGAAGGAAATGGTAGGACAGTTGATAAGTGCTTAGCATCTCTTTTTAGGATTGGACTTGCTTGTTTAGCGGAATCGCCAAAAGAAAGGATGAATATGATGGATGTTAAGAGAGAGCTGAACATAATCAGAGAGGCCTTTCAAGCTGGTAAAATAAATAGAAACTGA